The proteins below are encoded in one region of Amycolatopsis magusensis:
- a CDS encoding DUF2567 domain-containing protein, which produces MAESSVGVRPPAEPAHHFFSVPRERPKVVVAADILPAVSVLSMVMLTGIPLAALWALLAPPQRVRVVSATENPVPLQLESWHRFDDLAVFALLAFGVGIVVGVVIWLLRERRGPVVLLAAVLGSVLAWWLASMLGPGTFAGMLYEVTAAPQVGDVLETAPVLESAWVLLAQPLAVAATYGLLAGWNGRDDLGRRLG; this is translated from the coding sequence GTGGCTGAATCTTCGGTCGGGGTGCGCCCGCCCGCCGAACCCGCGCACCACTTCTTCAGCGTTCCGCGCGAGCGGCCGAAGGTGGTGGTGGCCGCGGACATCCTGCCCGCGGTGAGCGTGCTGTCGATGGTGATGCTCACCGGCATCCCGCTGGCCGCGCTGTGGGCGTTGCTGGCACCGCCGCAGCGGGTGCGCGTGGTTTCCGCCACCGAGAACCCGGTGCCCCTGCAACTGGAGAGCTGGCACCGCTTCGACGACCTCGCCGTGTTCGCCCTGCTGGCCTTCGGCGTCGGCATCGTGGTCGGCGTGGTGATCTGGCTGCTGCGTGAGCGGCGCGGGCCGGTGGTACTGCTGGCCGCGGTCCTCGGCTCGGTGCTGGCGTGGTGGCTGGCGTCCATGCTCGGGCCCGGCACCTTCGCCGGGATGCTCTACGAGGTGACCGCCGCGCCCCAGGTGGGTGACGTGCTGGAAACCGCGCCGGTGCTGGAATCGGCGTGGGTGCTGCTGGCCCAGCCGCTGGCGGTGGCCGCCACCTACGGGCTGCTGGCCGGGTGGAACGGCCGTGACGACCTCGGGCGCCGTCTCGGCTGA
- a CDS encoding NUDIX hydrolase, which translates to MQVRSDTLQVLLWRRALDPHIGRWSLPGGRLRPDEDVETSIRRQLAEKVDIKQLKHVEQLAVFSTPDRVPGPRVVATAFLGLVPSDVDPEVPEDTSWHRVDELPRTAFDHAEIVLRARDRLRSKLSYTNVGFALAPDVFTISELRGLYSAALGYRISATNLQRVLARRGLLEPTGETAPSGCSGGRPAALFSFACKGIQVTDPFAVLRPPPVRR; encoded by the coding sequence CTGCAAGTGCGATCGGACACACTCCAGGTGCTGTTGTGGCGGCGCGCGCTCGATCCGCACATCGGCCGCTGGTCGCTGCCGGGCGGGCGGCTGCGGCCCGACGAGGACGTCGAGACCTCCATCCGGCGCCAGCTCGCCGAGAAGGTCGACATCAAGCAGCTCAAGCACGTGGAGCAGCTCGCCGTGTTCAGCACGCCGGACCGGGTGCCCGGGCCGCGCGTGGTGGCCACCGCGTTCCTCGGCCTGGTGCCGTCGGACGTGGACCCGGAGGTGCCCGAGGACACCTCGTGGCACCGGGTGGACGAACTGCCCCGCACGGCTTTCGACCACGCCGAGATCGTGCTGCGCGCGCGGGACCGGCTGCGGTCCAAGCTGAGCTACACCAATGTCGGCTTCGCGCTCGCGCCGGACGTGTTCACCATCTCGGAGCTGCGCGGGCTGTACTCCGCGGCGCTCGGCTACAGGATTTCCGCGACCAATCTGCAGCGCGTGCTGGCCCGCCGCGGCCTGCTCGAACCGACCGGGGAGACGGCGCCGTCCGGCTGCAGCGGCGGGCGTCCGGCGGCGTTGTTCTCCTTCGCCTGCAAGGGAATCCAGGTGACCGACCCGTTCGCCGTGCTGCGTCCCCCGCCGGTGCGGCGATAA
- the bsaP gene encoding biotin synthase auxiliary protein BsaP — translation MTQAEFCVHCGHPWAADHAACDNPRTALEPPRFCPHCARRMVVQITPTGWTARCSRHGETTG, via the coding sequence GTGACGCAAGCGGAATTCTGCGTCCACTGTGGACACCCGTGGGCCGCCGACCATGCGGCCTGCGACAACCCGCGCACCGCGCTGGAGCCACCGCGCTTCTGCCCCCACTGCGCGCGGCGCATGGTCGTGCAGATCACCCCGACCGGCTGGACCGCCCGCTGCAGCAGACACGGCGAAACGACGGGTTAG
- a CDS encoding LON peptidase substrate-binding domain-containing protein: MADGAGDSTGTTTLPLFPLQTVLLPGAHLPLHIFEPRYRQLTVDLVTGTVPDQEFGVIAMRTSLTREVTGLDQVHAIGCTTRLREAKRLPDGRFDVVTTGKQRFRLLDIDSEAAPYLVGTVEWVSDDPLPRGSAEAGARMAEVARGAHRRYCRSAWEHDAWTEPPADTSMADLAYQLAADCLLPMDDRQALLEQTQPLRRLRDVCRLLTRETGFLTTLRAVPAPPAELSALTRPASLN, encoded by the coding sequence GTGGCTGACGGCGCGGGAGACAGTACGGGTACGACGACCTTGCCGTTGTTCCCCCTGCAGACCGTGCTGCTGCCGGGAGCGCACCTGCCGCTGCACATCTTCGAGCCGCGGTACCGGCAGCTCACCGTGGACCTGGTCACCGGCACCGTGCCGGACCAGGAGTTCGGCGTGATCGCCATGCGCACGTCGCTGACGCGCGAGGTCACCGGGCTCGACCAGGTGCACGCCATCGGCTGCACCACGCGGCTGCGCGAGGCGAAACGCCTGCCCGACGGGCGGTTCGACGTGGTCACCACCGGAAAGCAGCGGTTCCGGCTGCTCGACATCGACAGCGAGGCGGCGCCCTACCTGGTGGGCACGGTGGAATGGGTGTCGGACGACCCCTTGCCGCGTGGCTCGGCGGAAGCGGGCGCGCGCATGGCGGAGGTCGCGCGCGGCGCGCACCGGCGGTACTGCCGCTCGGCCTGGGAACACGACGCGTGGACCGAGCCGCCCGCGGACACCTCGATGGCGGACCTCGCCTACCAGCTGGCGGCCGACTGCCTGCTGCCGATGGACGACCGGCAGGCGCTGCTGGAACAAACCCAGCCCTTGCGACGCCTGCGGGACGTGTGCCGCCTGCTGACCCGGGAAACGGGTTTCCTGACGACTTTGCGCGCGGTCCCGGCTCCGCCGGCGGAACTGAGCGCGCTGACGCGCCCGGCGAGCCTGAACTAG
- a CDS encoding M48 family metallopeptidase — MTDDVVSGSNGRIRFPGISPRAYEHPVDRGALATLRTIPGFAEVLKAVAGFFSERGERLMALASSIRVGEKQYPELNKLRLECAQALDISPVPNIFVAQDPSVSAYTIGMDEPFIVLSTGLVELLDTNGLRFVIGHEMGHVLSGHAVYRTMLIRLISMQMSMSWTPVSAFGLRAVIAALKEWYRKSELSCDRAGLLCGQDPAAALRVHVLMAGGIDPSRIDIPSFLQQAEEYESVDDVRDSLLKLRNVEHMSHPLAVVRAAQLQKWAASEEYRAILVGDYPRRDGDSPSSTWSDDVKSAAKSYKDSFSNSTDPLAKVFTDVGEALSGAAGKVWNKFGGNRTPNGESEPAN; from the coding sequence ATGACCGACGACGTAGTTTCCGGCTCGAACGGGCGCATCCGCTTTCCGGGCATCAGCCCGCGCGCCTACGAGCACCCGGTCGACCGGGGCGCGCTCGCGACGCTGCGCACCATCCCCGGGTTCGCCGAAGTGCTCAAGGCCGTGGCCGGGTTCTTCAGCGAGCGCGGTGAGCGGCTGATGGCGCTGGCGTCGTCGATCCGCGTCGGTGAGAAGCAGTACCCCGAGCTGAACAAGCTGCGCCTGGAATGCGCGCAGGCGCTGGACATCTCGCCGGTGCCGAACATCTTCGTCGCGCAGGACCCGTCGGTCAGCGCTTACACGATCGGCATGGACGAGCCGTTCATCGTGCTCAGCACCGGGCTGGTCGAACTGCTCGACACCAACGGGCTGCGGTTCGTCATCGGCCACGAAATGGGGCACGTGCTGTCCGGGCACGCGGTGTACCGGACCATGCTGATCCGGCTGATCAGCATGCAGATGTCGATGTCGTGGACGCCGGTCAGCGCGTTCGGGCTGCGCGCGGTGATCGCCGCGCTGAAGGAGTGGTACCGCAAGTCGGAGCTGTCGTGCGACCGCGCCGGTCTGCTCTGCGGCCAGGACCCGGCCGCCGCGCTGCGGGTGCACGTGCTGATGGCCGGCGGGATCGACCCGTCGCGCATCGACATCCCGTCGTTCCTGCAGCAGGCCGAGGAGTACGAATCGGTCGACGACGTCCGCGACAGCCTGTTGAAGCTGCGCAACGTCGAGCACATGTCGCACCCGCTGGCCGTGGTGCGCGCCGCCCAACTGCAGAAGTGGGCCGCTTCGGAGGAGTACCGCGCGATCCTGGTCGGCGACTACCCGCGCCGCGACGGCGACAGCCCGTCGAGCACCTGGTCCGACGACGTCAAGTCCGCGGCCAAGTCGTACAAGGACTCCTTCAGCAACTCGACCGACCCGCTGGCCAAGGTGTTCACCGATGTCGGCGAAGCCCTCTCCGGCGCGGCAGGCAAAGTGTGGAACAAGTTCGGCGGCAACCGAACCCCCAACGGCGAATCAGAACCCGCCAACTAA
- a CDS encoding SulP family inorganic anion transporter, producing the protein MSFATLLRRDVPASLVVFLVAVPLSLGIALASGAPIVAGLIAAVVGGVIAGLFGGSVLQVSGPAAGLTVVVAETISRFGWAATCAMVVAAGALQILLGLSRIARAALAISPAIVHGMLGGIGLTIVLGQLHVVLGGAAQSSALDNLLALPGQLIGSHDTAAFIGVLTIGILLLWPRLPKAVRKVPGPLAAITLTTVLALVAGMQLDRIELPGNLLEITFVPQFPEGGWFDIGIAVLTIALIASVESLLSAIAVDKLHTGPRANLNRELVGQGMANMASGAIGGLPVTGVIVRSSTNVAAGARTRASAVLHGVWVLLFSVLLAGLLESIPLAALGGLLVHVGAKLLNVGTIREVHRHGDLPIYLVTLLGVVFLDMLTGVLLGIAASLLMMLLRTRSKIHAESDGDRWRVVVDGALTFLAIPKLSKVLAAIPARTEVNIELVVDYLDHAAFENLSNWQLAHERGGGTVVVDEIGHPYYERGKSGAPTVSRLAAAPVLPRWLASWSDWQAKTGPHLPDQRSAPPSTAQLRLGTSEFQRRTAPLVQGTLSGLADGQNPHTLFITCADSRIVPNLITTSGPGDLFAVRNIGNLVPADSDSGPRDSSVAASIEYAVGVLRVPEVVVCGHSGCGAMKLMLDPTAELPVVREWLRHAEPSLHRYEKNSPVSLNGELPEAEGDRLALHNILQQLRHLRRYPVVAEAEARGELHLTGMYFDVGAAQVYLFDPASGAFEPAGEPAACRQD; encoded by the coding sequence ATGAGCTTCGCCACCCTATTGCGGCGTGACGTGCCCGCTTCACTCGTTGTCTTCCTGGTCGCCGTGCCCCTTTCGCTCGGCATCGCACTGGCGTCCGGCGCCCCGATCGTCGCGGGGCTGATCGCCGCCGTGGTCGGCGGGGTGATCGCCGGTCTCTTCGGCGGTTCTGTTCTCCAGGTCAGCGGACCCGCCGCCGGCCTGACCGTGGTGGTCGCCGAAACCATCTCCCGCTTCGGCTGGGCGGCCACCTGCGCCATGGTGGTCGCCGCCGGCGCGCTGCAGATCCTGCTCGGGCTGAGCCGGATCGCGCGCGCCGCGCTGGCCATTTCCCCCGCCATCGTCCACGGCATGCTCGGCGGCATCGGCCTGACCATCGTGCTCGGCCAGTTGCACGTGGTGCTGGGCGGTGCCGCGCAGAGTTCCGCGCTGGACAACCTCCTCGCCCTGCCCGGTCAGCTGATCGGCAGCCACGACACCGCCGCCTTCATCGGCGTGCTGACCATCGGCATCCTCCTGCTGTGGCCGCGCCTGCCGAAGGCCGTGCGCAAGGTGCCCGGTCCGCTCGCCGCGATCACCCTGACCACCGTGCTGGCGCTGGTCGCCGGCATGCAACTGGACCGCATCGAACTGCCCGGCAACCTGCTGGAGATCACCTTCGTGCCGCAGTTCCCCGAGGGCGGCTGGTTCGACATCGGCATCGCGGTGCTCACCATCGCGCTGATCGCCAGCGTGGAGAGCCTGCTCTCGGCGATCGCGGTGGACAAGCTGCACACCGGCCCGCGCGCCAACCTCAACCGCGAACTGGTCGGCCAGGGCATGGCCAACATGGCCTCCGGCGCGATCGGCGGCCTGCCGGTCACCGGCGTGATCGTGCGCAGTTCCACCAACGTGGCCGCGGGTGCGCGCACCCGTGCCTCCGCGGTGCTGCACGGGGTCTGGGTGCTGCTGTTCAGCGTGCTGCTGGCCGGGTTGCTGGAGAGCATCCCGCTGGCCGCGCTCGGCGGCCTGCTGGTGCACGTCGGCGCGAAGCTGCTCAACGTGGGCACCATCCGCGAGGTGCACCGCCACGGCGACCTGCCGATCTACCTGGTCACCCTGCTCGGCGTGGTGTTCCTCGACATGCTCACCGGGGTGCTCCTCGGGATCGCCGCGTCGTTGCTGATGATGCTGCTGCGCACCCGGTCCAAGATCCACGCCGAATCCGACGGCGACCGCTGGCGCGTGGTGGTCGACGGCGCGCTGACCTTCCTGGCCATCCCCAAGCTGTCCAAGGTGCTCGCCGCCATCCCGGCGCGCACCGAGGTCAACATCGAACTGGTGGTGGACTACCTCGACCACGCCGCCTTCGAGAACCTGTCCAACTGGCAGCTGGCCCACGAGCGGGGCGGCGGCACCGTGGTGGTCGACGAGATCGGGCACCCGTACTACGAGCGCGGGAAGTCGGGGGCGCCCACGGTGAGCAGGCTCGCCGCCGCGCCGGTGCTGCCGCGCTGGCTGGCGTCGTGGTCGGACTGGCAGGCGAAAACCGGCCCGCACCTGCCTGACCAGCGCAGCGCCCCGCCGTCCACCGCGCAACTGCGCCTGGGCACCTCGGAGTTCCAGCGCCGGACCGCGCCGCTGGTGCAGGGCACGCTGAGCGGGCTGGCCGACGGGCAGAACCCGCACACCCTGTTCATCACCTGCGCCGACTCGCGGATCGTGCCGAACCTGATCACCACCAGCGGTCCCGGTGACCTGTTCGCCGTGCGGAACATCGGGAACCTGGTGCCCGCCGACAGCGACTCCGGGCCGCGGGACTCCTCGGTCGCCGCGTCGATCGAATACGCCGTCGGCGTGCTGCGGGTGCCGGAGGTGGTCGTGTGCGGCCATTCGGGTTGCGGCGCGATGAAGCTGATGCTCGATCCCACCGCCGAACTGCCCGTGGTGCGCGAGTGGCTCCGCCACGCCGAACCCAGCCTGCACCGGTACGAGAAGAACTCGCCGGTCTCGCTGAACGGGGAGCTGCCCGAAGCCGAAGGCGACCGGCTGGCGCTGCACAACATCCTCCAGCAGCTGCGTCACCTGCGGCGTTACCCGGTGGTGGCCGAGGCCGAAGCCCGCGGTGAGCTGCACCTGACCGGGATGTACTTCGACGTGGGCGCGGCGCAGGTCTACCTCTTCGATCCGGCGTCCGGGGCGTTCGAGCCCGCCGGGGAACCGGCGGCTTGCCGTCAGGACTAG
- the bioD gene encoding dethiobiotin synthase has protein sequence MTVLVISGTGTGVGKTVVTAAIAALAKADGRRVAVLKPAQTGVTDGEPGDLDEVRRLAGEVTTRELRRYPDPLSPEAAARRSGIAPVTPAEAASAAAELDAEHDLVLVEGAGGLLVRFDPGGGTLADVAWSLGSLLLVVAEAGLGTLNATALTAEVATRRGLNVGGVLIGSWPAEPDLAACSNLEDLPVAAGAPLLGALSAGAGQAGSEEFLAEARRGLSPWFGGEFDPECFAKGESAQK, from the coding sequence GTGACTGTGCTGGTGATCTCGGGTACCGGAACCGGTGTCGGCAAGACCGTGGTCACGGCGGCGATCGCCGCACTGGCCAAGGCCGACGGCAGGCGGGTGGCCGTGCTGAAACCCGCCCAGACCGGCGTGACCGACGGCGAGCCGGGTGACCTGGACGAAGTCCGGCGCCTTGCGGGCGAGGTCACCACCCGTGAGCTGCGGCGCTACCCCGACCCGTTGTCCCCCGAAGCGGCGGCGCGGCGCAGCGGCATCGCGCCGGTGACCCCGGCCGAGGCCGCGAGCGCCGCCGCCGAGCTCGACGCCGAGCACGACCTGGTGCTGGTCGAGGGCGCCGGCGGGCTGCTGGTGCGGTTCGACCCCGGTGGCGGCACGCTCGCCGACGTGGCCTGGTCGCTCGGTTCGCTGCTGCTGGTGGTCGCCGAAGCCGGGCTGGGCACGCTGAACGCGACCGCGCTGACCGCCGAGGTGGCCACCCGGCGCGGCCTGAACGTGGGCGGCGTGCTGATCGGCTCGTGGCCGGCCGAACCGGACCTGGCCGCCTGCTCCAATCTCGAAGACCTGCCCGTCGCGGCGGGCGCGCCCCTGCTGGGGGCGTTGTCCGCCGGGGCGGGGCAGGCCGGGTCCGAGGAGTTCCTCGCCGAAGCCCGGCGCGGCCTCTCGCCGTGGTTCGGCGGTGAATTCGACCCCGAATGCTTCGCCAAGGGTGAATCCGCCCAGAAGTGA
- the bioB gene encoding biotin synthase BioB: MTSAPERATDVLTTAREQVLERGEGLSEAQVLEALRVPDERLPDLLALAHEVRMRWCGPEVEVEGIISLKTGGCPEDCHFCSQSGRFPTPVRSAWLDIPGLVKAARQTKETGATEFCIVAAVRGPDKRLLSQVREGIKAIREDGNDIQIACSLGMLTQEQVDELVEMGVHRYNHNLETARSHFPEVVTTHTWEERWDTLLMIREAGMEVCCGGIIGMGETVEQRAEFAAQLAELGPDECTMNFLIPQPGTPYEHYEVVEGKDALRTVAAFRLAMPRALLRFSGGRELTFGDFGTKQGMLGGINAIIVGNYLTNLGRPAEVDLEMLTELKMPVKALSDSL; encoded by the coding sequence GTGACCTCAGCACCAGAACGCGCCACCGACGTCCTCACCACGGCGCGCGAGCAGGTGCTCGAGCGCGGCGAAGGGCTGAGCGAGGCGCAGGTGCTCGAGGCGCTGCGGGTGCCCGACGAGCGGCTGCCCGACCTGCTCGCGCTGGCGCACGAGGTGCGCATGCGCTGGTGCGGTCCCGAGGTGGAAGTCGAGGGCATCATCAGCCTGAAGACCGGCGGCTGCCCCGAGGACTGCCACTTCTGCTCGCAGTCCGGCCGGTTCCCGACCCCGGTGCGCTCGGCCTGGCTGGACATCCCCGGCCTGGTCAAGGCCGCCCGCCAGACCAAGGAGACCGGGGCCACGGAGTTCTGCATCGTGGCCGCGGTGCGCGGGCCGGACAAGCGCCTGCTCTCCCAGGTCCGCGAGGGCATCAAGGCCATCCGAGAGGACGGCAACGACATCCAGATCGCCTGCTCGCTCGGCATGCTCACGCAGGAGCAGGTGGACGAGCTGGTCGAGATGGGCGTGCACCGCTACAACCACAACCTCGAGACCGCGCGCTCGCACTTCCCCGAGGTGGTCACCACGCACACCTGGGAGGAGCGCTGGGACACGCTGCTGATGATCCGCGAGGCGGGCATGGAGGTCTGCTGCGGCGGCATCATCGGCATGGGGGAGACCGTCGAGCAGCGCGCGGAGTTCGCCGCGCAGCTCGCCGAGCTAGGCCCGGACGAGTGCACGATGAACTTCCTGATCCCGCAGCCCGGCACGCCGTACGAGCACTACGAAGTGGTCGAGGGCAAGGACGCGCTGCGCACCGTCGCCGCCTTCCGGCTGGCCATGCCGCGCGCGCTGCTGCGCTTCTCGGGCGGCCGTGAACTGACCTTCGGCGACTTCGGCACCAAGCAGGGCATGCTGGGCGGGATCAACGCGATCATCGTCGGCAACTACCTGACCAACCTGGGCCGCCCGGCCGAGGTCGACCTGGAGATGCTCACCGAGCTGAAGATGCCGGTGAAGGCGCTGAGCGACTCCTTGTGA